A portion of the Lysinibacillus timonensis genome contains these proteins:
- a CDS encoding glycosyltransferase family 4 protein: protein MNILVVCQYYYPEPFRISDICESLVKKGHDVTVLTGLPNYPEGRVLDEYRKGNKSVELLNGVKVIRSFEIGRGKNSLKLFLNYISFTVSGSIKAFFMKEEYDVILVNQLSPVLMGIPAIVYKRKHKKKILFYCLDLWPASLVAGGIKEGSFVYKVFTSISKWIYNSVDEIAVTSGMFKDYFINTLQINKEIIYHLPQYAEDLYTENVEVSKNNNNFNFVFAGNIGDMQSVETIINAANILRDYPNIVFHIIGDGSKLEECKLLKKQLNLNNVIFHGRKPVSEMPYYYGLADAMLITLKDNETISYTLPGKIQSYMAAKKPIIGAINGEANRVIKEANCGLCCAAEDYEEFANLILQFCNSNQKEQMANSSYNFYIKNYSKDKFMSSLEEILHNLEV from the coding sequence ATGAATATTTTGGTGGTCTGTCAATATTACTATCCCGAACCTTTTCGAATTTCAGATATATGTGAATCTCTAGTAAAAAAAGGACATGATGTAACGGTATTAACAGGTCTTCCAAACTATCCAGAGGGACGAGTGCTAGATGAATATCGGAAGGGTAACAAAAGCGTAGAATTATTAAACGGTGTAAAAGTTATCCGAAGTTTTGAAATTGGTAGAGGTAAAAATAGTTTGAAACTTTTTTTAAATTATATTAGTTTCACAGTTTCAGGTTCAATAAAGGCTTTTTTTATGAAAGAAGAATATGATGTTATTTTAGTTAATCAACTTTCGCCTGTATTAATGGGAATACCAGCAATTGTATATAAAAGAAAACATAAGAAGAAAATATTGTTCTATTGCCTTGATTTATGGCCTGCTAGTTTAGTTGCTGGAGGAATTAAAGAAGGCTCATTTGTTTATAAGGTTTTTACAAGTATTTCAAAATGGATTTATAATTCAGTTGATGAAATAGCAGTAACTTCTGGAATGTTTAAAGATTACTTTATAAATACACTGCAGATTAATAAAGAAATAATTTATCATCTACCACAATACGCAGAAGATTTGTATACAGAAAACGTCGAAGTCAGCAAAAATAATAACAACTTCAACTTTGTTTTCGCAGGAAATATAGGTGATATGCAAAGTGTAGAAACAATTATTAATGCAGCGAATATTTTAAGGGATTATCCTAATATTGTCTTCCATATTATCGGAGATGGTTCTAAATTAGAAGAATGTAAGTTGCTAAAAAAGCAGTTGAATCTTAATAACGTCATTTTCCATGGCAGAAAACCCGTTAGTGAGATGCCATATTATTATGGACTAGCAGATGCAATGTTAATAACTTTAAAAGACAATGAAACTATTTCATATACATTACCTGGAAAAATACAATCTTATATGGCTGCGAAAAAACCAATTATTGGCGCTATAAACGGCGAAGCCAATCGGGTGATTAAAGAAGCTAATTGTGGGTTATGTTGTGCAGCTGAAGATTATGAAGAATTTGCTAATTTAATTTTACAATTTTGCAACAGCAACCAAAAAGAACAGATGGCTAATAGTTCATATAATTTCTATATTAAAAACTATAGTAAAGACAAATTTATGTCATCTTTAGAAGAGATTCTGCATAATTTGGAGGTTTGA
- a CDS encoding M48 family metallopeptidase — protein MKLRESTRRYILLGMITFVILGVFVAKVLASGQDEQFAKEDLLYQQAMQLSINGDYQNASIYINELLKTQSDSEDANYLGGLIAANLGEIQQAAILLQKTIDLNPHRVEDPMFMLQLGEMFYRAERYEDAKIVLTKCQEAGWAPEEMPNYQTKVAELLSSIENM, from the coding sequence ATGAAATTAAGAGAATCTACTAGAAGATACATATTATTAGGTATGATTACATTTGTTATTTTAGGAGTTTTTGTAGCTAAAGTTTTAGCGAGTGGACAAGATGAACAATTTGCAAAAGAAGATTTATTATATCAACAAGCCATGCAACTATCTATTAATGGGGACTATCAAAATGCATCGATATATATTAATGAACTTTTAAAAACACAATCAGATTCTGAAGATGCAAATTATTTAGGTGGTTTAATTGCAGCTAATTTAGGTGAAATACAACAAGCAGCAATTCTGCTTCAAAAAACTATAGACCTTAACCCTCATAGAGTGGAAGATCCAATGTTTATGTTACAACTTGGGGAAATGTTCTATCGCGCTGAACGTTACGAGGATGCTAAAATAGTTTTAACAAAATGTCAAGAAGCAGGCTGGGCACCTGAAGAAATGCCGAATTATCAAACAAAAGTGGCAGAATTACTCAGCTCTATAGAAAATATGTAA
- a CDS encoding polysaccharide biosynthesis protein — MFNDKTLLITGGTGSFGNAVMDRFLDTEIKEIRIFSRDEKKQDDMRKLYKNDKLRFYLGDVRDLASVKNAMHGVDYIFHAAALKQVPSCEFFPLEAVKTNILGTDNVLTAAIEYGVKKVICLSTDKAAYPINAMGISKAMMEKVFVAKAKTVSPDRTLICGTRYGNVMASRGSVIPLFIDQIKNGQPLTITDPNMTRFLMSLEEAVELVIFAFQNAEAGDIMVQKSPASTIWDLAQAVKELFNAENEIKIIGTRHGEKRYETLLTKEEYVVAEDMGGFFRVPADNRDLNYDKFFEVGNEKLSTVEEYNSDNTHILSVEEIKRKLLELDYIQNELREYKRGI; from the coding sequence ATGTTTAACGATAAAACACTATTGATAACAGGTGGTACAGGGTCTTTTGGAAATGCAGTAATGGATAGATTTCTTGATACGGAAATTAAAGAAATTCGAATTTTTTCTCGTGATGAGAAAAAACAGGATGATATGCGAAAATTGTATAAGAATGACAAACTAAGATTTTACCTTGGTGATGTAAGAGATTTGGCTAGTGTAAAAAATGCTATGCATGGAGTAGATTATATTTTTCATGCCGCTGCATTGAAACAAGTCCCTTCTTGTGAATTTTTCCCATTGGAAGCAGTGAAGACTAATATACTTGGTACTGACAATGTATTAACTGCTGCAATTGAGTATGGTGTTAAGAAAGTTATCTGTTTATCTACTGATAAGGCAGCATATCCGATTAATGCAATGGGCATCTCAAAAGCGATGATGGAAAAAGTATTTGTCGCAAAAGCCAAAACAGTATCACCTGATAGAACATTAATCTGTGGTACACGATATGGAAATGTAATGGCATCACGTGGTTCGGTAATTCCTTTATTTATTGATCAAATAAAAAATGGACAACCATTAACTATTACCGATCCTAATATGACTAGATTCTTAATGAGTTTAGAAGAAGCGGTAGAGTTAGTCATATTTGCATTCCAAAATGCTGAAGCAGGAGATATTATGGTTCAAAAATCTCCAGCTAGTACAATATGGGACCTTGCTCAAGCTGTTAAAGAATTATTTAACGCAGAAAATGAAATTAAAATAATTGGAACTCGTCATGGCGAGAAAAGATATGAAACATTGCTTACTAAAGAAGAATACGTAGTGGCAGAGGATATGGGTGGATTCTTTAGAGTACCTGCTGACAACAGAGATTTAAACTACGATAAATTCTTTGAAGTAGGTAATGAAAAGCTTTCAACAGTGGAAGAGTATAATTCAGATAATACACATATCCTAAGCGTTGAGGAAATTAAAAGAAAACTACTTGAATTGGATTATATTCAAAATGAACTTAGAGAATATAAGAGAGGGATTTAA
- a CDS encoding NAD(P)-dependent oxidoreductase: MLLVTGITGHSGKYFLQELINKKYKGKIRCIVRDNSDISLIDDSDLDIEKLVGDLEDEKFLNKAMDGVHTVLHIASIFYSVKVMRAAIKNDVKRAILVHTTGIYSKYKSASEEYQNIEDSIKKIIEDNDSNIGLIYLRPTMIYGYTNDKNMIVFIKMVDKIRLFPVISKGRNLLQPVNGRDLGKAYYQLLIKTEIINGDYILSGEKPISMQEMFNLISSILGKKTTFVSVPLSLGVFMAKILNICTFGKVDYIEKVQRMGEDRSFSHQKAKDDFGYQPMPFEEGLKIEVKEYLKKVQ; the protein is encoded by the coding sequence ATGTTATTAGTTACAGGCATTACTGGTCATAGTGGTAAATATTTTTTACAAGAGCTTATAAATAAAAAATACAAGGGTAAAATCCGTTGTATTGTTAGAGATAACTCAGATATTTCGCTGATTGATGATTCTGACCTAGATATCGAGAAATTAGTTGGAGATTTAGAAGATGAAAAGTTTTTGAACAAAGCGATGGACGGTGTACATACAGTTTTACATATAGCATCTATTTTTTACTCGGTTAAAGTAATGAGAGCAGCTATAAAGAATGATGTAAAGAGAGCGATATTAGTTCATACAACTGGTATATATTCAAAGTATAAAAGTGCATCAGAAGAATATCAGAATATTGAAGATAGTATAAAAAAAATCATTGAAGATAACGACTCAAATATTGGTCTTATCTATTTAAGACCAACCATGATCTACGGTTATACGAATGACAAAAATATGATAGTTTTTATAAAAATGGTGGATAAAATAAGATTATTTCCTGTTATTAGTAAAGGGAGAAATTTGTTGCAGCCTGTTAATGGGAGAGATTTAGGAAAAGCATATTATCAATTACTAATAAAAACTGAAATTATAAATGGGGATTATATTTTATCAGGTGAAAAACCTATCTCCATGCAAGAAATGTTTAACTTGATAAGTAGTATTTTAGGTAAGAAGACTACTTTTGTTAGTGTACCATTATCTCTTGGAGTTTTTATGGCGAAAATTCTCAATATATGCACATTTGGAAAAGTTGATTATATAGAGAAGGTTCAGCGAATGGGCGAAGATCGAAGTTTTTCACATCAAAAGGCCAAAGATGATTTTGGTTACCAGCCAATGCCTTTTGAAGAAGGCTTAAAAATTGAAGTTAAAGAATACTTAAAAAAGGTTCAATAG
- a CDS encoding sugar transferase — translation MYLKVKRLIDITLSLVGLIMLSPVFLILIIAIKIESKGPVLFKQKRFGINKVYFNILKFRTMRIDTPKDTPTHLLENPEQYITKVGKFLRKSSLDELPQIWNILMGHMSIIGPRPALWNQNDLIEERDKYGANKVLPGLTGWAQVNGRDELPIEIKAKLDGEYVDNLSLWMDTKCFFLTIIRVMKSDGVVEGGTGKKKVSK, via the coding sequence ATGTATTTGAAAGTAAAACGATTGATAGATATCACTCTTTCTTTAGTAGGGCTTATAATGTTATCGCCTGTTTTTTTAATCCTTATCATAGCGATAAAAATAGAATCAAAAGGTCCCGTACTATTTAAGCAAAAACGTTTTGGAATCAACAAAGTTTATTTTAACATTTTAAAGTTTCGTACAATGAGAATTGATACACCAAAAGATACTCCAACTCATCTATTAGAAAACCCGGAGCAATACATTACAAAAGTAGGTAAATTTTTAAGAAAATCTTCCCTAGATGAACTTCCTCAAATATGGAATATCTTGATGGGCCATATGAGTATTATTGGACCACGACCAGCTTTATGGAATCAAAATGATTTAATAGAAGAACGCGATAAGTATGGAGCGAATAAAGTTCTACCAGGATTAACTGGATGGGCCCAAGTTAATGGTAGAGACGAACTTCCAATTGAAATAAAAGCAAAGTTAGATGGAGAATATGTAGACAATTTAAGCTTATGGATGGATACTAAGTGCTTCTTTCTAACAATAATAAGAGTTATGAAGAGTGATGGTGTAGTTGAAGGAGGAACTGGAAAGAAGAAAGTTTCGAAATAA
- a CDS encoding O-antigen ligase, which produces MTSFYGEYRDKNIISDEEENRVSRANVDKWIFRLFLVLIGFMPLIVLGHVEEVVSPVITDNSLMASGIKGDLFTHYKSITILTITIIIVLLFVFKTLYMNGTLKKTKLNYILGVFVIAIIVSTIFSPNITIALDGQYNRSDGGIMWLCYIALMFVAMNINYPQKAVNYVIFSLMPFIYINLYIITMNFYGNDLMQNQWMQNLVSIFLQDDAKIGESSQIVGTLNQWNYMSGMFAIMTVIFLTWAIIETSWVRSIIGLLTALVSLGITLMSISTSGFLTILVMLILLIWMTFKVDKKGKGTIIVVLFLVLSAPILHVLSKENSNVWVQSIGYLTQNNPYEKEQPVSSVSFKKVDLHFTLMNKVYAADNSFVLPVLPDRSLSAGSGRIYIWDKTIDLIKKRPALGYGLDSLMYNFPHFSIDARAGMADENVIVDKPHNTYIGILYGTGVIGFIGLIGVLFAVGITILKNLIGKVQLQYYVFAFASLAYFIQSMFNDSLQGISAVIWIFIGIMFAMNLYETDKKEIN; this is translated from the coding sequence ATGACCTCATTTTATGGTGAATATCGTGACAAAAATATTATAAGTGATGAAGAAGAAAATCGCGTATCACGTGCAAATGTTGATAAGTGGATATTTAGATTATTTTTAGTACTCATTGGGTTTATGCCTTTAATTGTACTGGGACATGTTGAAGAGGTTGTTAGTCCTGTAATAACAGATAATTCACTTATGGCTTCAGGTATTAAGGGCGATCTATTTACTCATTATAAATCTATAACTATTTTAACAATAACAATTATCATCGTACTTCTATTCGTATTTAAAACTCTCTATATGAATGGAACATTAAAAAAAACTAAGTTAAATTATATTTTAGGAGTTTTTGTAATTGCAATAATTGTTTCTACTATCTTCTCTCCTAATATAACGATCGCTTTGGATGGGCAATACAACCGTTCTGATGGTGGAATTATGTGGTTATGTTATATAGCGCTAATGTTTGTTGCTATGAATATTAACTATCCTCAGAAAGCAGTTAATTATGTAATTTTTTCATTAATGCCGTTTATCTATATTAACTTGTATATTATTACAATGAATTTCTATGGAAATGATTTAATGCAAAATCAGTGGATGCAAAATTTAGTTTCAATTTTCTTGCAAGATGATGCAAAAATCGGCGAAAGTTCACAAATTGTAGGTACGCTTAACCAGTGGAACTATATGAGTGGCATGTTCGCGATAATGACAGTTATATTTTTAACTTGGGCAATTATTGAAACGTCGTGGGTTCGAAGTATTATTGGATTACTTACTGCGCTAGTCTCATTAGGGATAACTCTTATGTCTATTTCAACAAGTGGGTTTCTAACAATACTTGTAATGTTAATACTGTTGATTTGGATGACTTTTAAAGTGGATAAGAAGGGGAAAGGTACAATTATAGTTGTACTATTTTTAGTACTATCTGCACCTATTCTACATGTATTATCAAAGGAAAATTCAAATGTATGGGTACAATCAATTGGATACCTTACCCAAAACAATCCTTACGAAAAAGAACAGCCAGTATCATCAGTATCATTTAAAAAAGTAGACTTACATTTCACTCTTATGAATAAAGTATATGCGGCTGATAATTCATTTGTATTGCCAGTACTACCGGATCGATCATTATCTGCAGGGTCTGGTCGTATATATATTTGGGATAAGACAATCGATTTAATTAAGAAACGCCCGGCTCTTGGTTATGGTTTAGATTCATTAATGTATAATTTTCCTCACTTTAGCATAGATGCACGTGCAGGAATGGCGGATGAAAACGTAATTGTTGATAAACCACACAATACTTATATTGGTATTTTATATGGAACAGGGGTTATTGGATTTATAGGACTTATTGGAGTTCTTTTTGCTGTTGGAATAACAATTCTTAAAAATCTAATAGGTAAAGTGCAACTTCAATATTACGTTTTTGCTTTTGCTTCGCTCGCATATTTTATACAATCGATGTTTAATGATTCATTACAAGGAATATCCGCTGTCATTTGGATATTTATTGGAATAATGTTTGCAATGAATTTGTATGAAACCGATAAGAAGGAGATTAATTAA
- a CDS encoding Wzz/FepE/Etk N-terminal domain-containing protein, whose product MKQPIELRDSIEIVLKGKWLIAVTTILCIILSGVISWAILPEKYESSVVVQVVSGVQDTGIMQNYVGAEFTPQIYMQRLKNENKINEAFKNKNLENEFDVRNLSILNETNTNLVFVTYLSDSAENAQEELTTILDVTKSEMNSSVQDTLKNLEKTYKAESESLSQEIETIINEYNKVIRDNKLPEVLILQTILDSEIVLDITEEQTIALSNVSGQLQNQLLQLQSQIQIKSGEFRSVLADYQSVKTGLDSFKPDPFIRVISEPTLAIGPSSPNKILNLVIGIVLGVVIGLGLAFFRHYWRNSTPMK is encoded by the coding sequence ATGAAACAGCCAATAGAATTACGAGATTCGATAGAAATAGTATTAAAAGGAAAGTGGTTAATTGCAGTAACTACAATATTATGCATAATTTTATCTGGAGTAATAAGTTGGGCGATATTACCTGAAAAGTACGAATCAAGTGTAGTAGTACAAGTTGTAAGTGGTGTACAAGACACTGGAATTATGCAAAATTATGTAGGGGCCGAGTTTACTCCACAAATTTATATGCAACGATTAAAGAATGAAAATAAAATTAATGAAGCATTTAAAAATAAAAATTTAGAAAATGAATTCGATGTTAGAAATCTAAGTATATTAAACGAAACTAATACAAATTTAGTCTTTGTTACATACTTAAGTGATTCAGCGGAAAACGCACAAGAAGAATTAACTACAATATTAGATGTTACAAAGAGTGAAATGAATTCCTCTGTACAAGATACTTTGAAAAATTTAGAGAAAACGTACAAAGCAGAGTCAGAATCACTATCTCAAGAAATAGAAACAATTATTAATGAATATAACAAAGTAATCCGTGATAATAAATTACCTGAAGTATTAATTCTCCAAACAATCTTGGATTCAGAAATAGTCTTGGATATCACAGAAGAACAAACAATTGCATTATCAAATGTAAGCGGTCAATTACAGAATCAATTATTACAATTGCAATCACAAATCCAAATAAAATCTGGAGAATTCCGTTCTGTATTAGCTGATTATCAATCTGTAAAAACGGGTCTTGATAGTTTTAAACCTGATCCATTTATTCGTGTTATTTCGGAACCAACATTAGCAATTGGTCCATCTTCTCCAAATAAAATACTAAACTTAGTTATCGGTATAGTATTAGGTGTTGTAATCGGCCTTGGACTAGCATTCTTCCGTCATTATTGGAGAAATTCTACACCGATGAAATAG
- a CDS encoding nucleoside-diphosphate sugar epimerase/dehydratase gives MNYQKRYMLFFIIDSCIVISAIFISYWLLNPALTEYTNKMIILSALTLLISHHIAAYYFHLYNRVWSVASVRELLTIFYAVIISVLTASFLQFIIIQDVYYKVMAITWMLHIIMIGGSRFLLRLLKDKDSFRKTGSLKRILIVGAGQGGTMLVRNLIHNQNSDSIPVAFVDDNSNKIHLKIMNVTVVGTTKEIPDIVEKYQIDEIIIAIPSLEKSKIQNIYDKCITTNVKVKIMPKIEDVMTGKVSVNDMKEVNIEDLLGRDEIKLDLVSISNKITDKTILVTGAGGSIGSEICRQVFSFQPKKLVLLGHGENSIYNIYMELIQKSPHTTEIVPVIADVQDRERIFEIVKEHSPEVIYHAAAHKHVPLMEYNPSEAVKNNIFGTRNVAEAAHVFGVLNFVMISTDKAVNPPNIMGATKRVAEMIIQNLDQRSNTKFAAVRFGNVLGSRGSVVPRFKAQIAAGGPVTVTHPDMTRYFMTIPEASRLVLQAGALARGGEVFVLDMGDPVKIVDLARNLIHLSGFKEEEIGIEFTGIRPGEKMYEELLNPEEIQEEHIYPKIHVGKANCMDSEQLRAFLSELQDNDIESIKAKIIDVANGKWLGNVNMESQIAVVK, from the coding sequence ATGAATTATCAAAAGAGGTATATGTTATTCTTTATTATCGATTCATGTATTGTCATTTCGGCAATTTTTATAAGTTATTGGTTATTAAATCCAGCATTGACTGAATACACTAACAAAATGATTATATTAAGCGCTTTAACGCTATTAATAAGTCATCATATTGCAGCATATTACTTTCATCTTTATAACAGGGTATGGAGTGTTGCGTCTGTAAGAGAATTACTTACAATTTTCTATGCAGTTATAATTTCTGTTTTAACAGCAAGTTTCCTTCAATTCATAATCATACAAGATGTTTACTATAAAGTTATGGCTATAACATGGATGTTACACATTATTATGATTGGAGGCTCACGGTTTTTATTACGTTTATTAAAAGATAAAGATTCATTTCGAAAAACAGGTTCATTAAAACGTATCTTAATAGTTGGTGCTGGCCAAGGTGGAACGATGCTAGTTAGGAATCTAATACATAACCAAAATTCTGATTCTATTCCAGTTGCATTTGTTGACGATAATTCTAATAAGATACATCTAAAAATTATGAATGTTACTGTTGTTGGCACAACGAAAGAGATTCCTGATATAGTTGAAAAATATCAAATTGATGAAATTATTATTGCTATCCCCTCGTTAGAAAAATCTAAAATTCAAAATATATATGATAAATGTATTACAACAAATGTAAAAGTTAAAATTATGCCAAAAATAGAAGACGTCATGACAGGGAAAGTTTCAGTGAATGATATGAAAGAAGTAAATATTGAAGATCTATTAGGACGTGATGAAATAAAGCTTGACTTGGTTTCTATTTCAAATAAAATTACTGACAAAACCATTTTAGTAACAGGTGCTGGAGGGTCAATTGGATCGGAAATTTGTAGACAAGTTTTTAGTTTTCAACCTAAGAAACTAGTACTATTAGGACATGGTGAAAATTCAATTTATAATATTTATATGGAACTAATCCAAAAATCGCCTCATACTACGGAAATTGTCCCAGTAATAGCAGATGTTCAAGATCGTGAGCGAATTTTTGAGATAGTAAAAGAACATTCACCCGAGGTAATCTACCATGCCGCTGCACATAAGCATGTACCATTGATGGAATATAATCCTAGCGAAGCGGTGAAGAATAATATATTTGGTACAAGAAACGTTGCAGAGGCAGCACATGTATTTGGCGTTTTAAACTTCGTTATGATTTCAACTGATAAAGCTGTAAATCCACCCAATATTATGGGAGCTACTAAGCGTGTCGCTGAAATGATTATACAAAATTTAGATCAACGTAGTAATACTAAGTTTGCAGCTGTACGCTTTGGAAATGTATTAGGTTCTCGTGGTAGTGTAGTACCTAGGTTTAAGGCACAAATTGCTGCTGGAGGACCAGTGACGGTTACGCATCCTGATATGACACGTTACTTTATGACAATTCCGGAAGCTTCGAGACTTGTTCTCCAGGCAGGCGCTCTTGCCAGAGGAGGAGAAGTTTTCGTACTAGATATGGGCGATCCTGTAAAAATTGTTGATTTAGCGCGAAATCTAATTCATCTATCAGGATTTAAAGAAGAAGAAATTGGAATTGAATTTACAGGAATTCGACCAGGAGAAAAGATGTATGAAGAATTACTGAATCCGGAAGAAATTCAAGAAGAGCATATCTATCCTAAAATTCATGTTGGAAAAGCGAACTGTATGGATAGTGAACAGTTAAGAGCTTTTTTATCGGAACTACAAGATAATGATATTGAAAGTATAAAAGCAAAAATAATTGATGTTGCTAATGGGAAATGGTTAGGGAATGTTAATATGGAGTCACAGATTGCAGTTGTAAAATAA